The following proteins are encoded in a genomic region of Arachis stenosperma cultivar V10309 chromosome 4, arast.V10309.gnm1.PFL2, whole genome shotgun sequence:
- the LOC130973806 gene encoding uncharacterized protein LOC130973806 isoform X2, whose amino-acid sequence MNKDEVRTMLECYRRIKLFLSKKEGAFIHTLEQSFFALINAFRGVKTLALDSLAISMPPSQGRESLPSLMTPTFAKEERHLLERNMNVGLQQKIEELQKNLMQVTHEKVKALVEFAQLK is encoded by the exons ATGAACAAAGATGAGGTTCGAACCATGCTTGAGTGCTACCGTCGCATCAAGCTCTTCTTGTCAAAGAAGGAAGGTGCTTTCATCCATACCCTTGAACAGAGCTTCTTCGCTCTCATCAATGCTTTCAGAG GGGTGAAGACACTCGCTCTGGATTCACTAGCCATCTCTATGCCACCCTCACAAGGAAGGGAATCACTACCTTCATTGATGACACCGACCTTCGCAAAG GAGGAAAGACATTTATTGGAGAGAAATATGAATGTAGGGCTTCAACAGAAGATTGAAGAACTTCAGAAAAATTTGATGCAG gTTACCCATGAAAAGGTGAAAGCTCTTGTGGAATTTGCACAACTAAAGTAG
- the LOC130973806 gene encoding uncharacterized protein LOC130973806 isoform X1 yields the protein MNKDEVRTMLECYRRIKLFLSKKEGAFIHTLEQSFFALINAFRGTRVSHFDLQTFRVKTLALDSLAISMPPSQGRESLPSLMTPTFAKEERHLLERNMNVGLQQKIEELQKNLMQVTHEKVKALVEFAQLK from the exons ATGAACAAAGATGAGGTTCGAACCATGCTTGAGTGCTACCGTCGCATCAAGCTCTTCTTGTCAAAGAAGGAAGGTGCTTTCATCCATACCCTTGAACAGAGCTTCTTCGCTCTCATCAATGCTTTCAGAG GAACACGAGTGAGCCATTTTGATCTGCAAACTTTTA GGGTGAAGACACTCGCTCTGGATTCACTAGCCATCTCTATGCCACCCTCACAAGGAAGGGAATCACTACCTTCATTGATGACACCGACCTTCGCAAAG GAGGAAAGACATTTATTGGAGAGAAATATGAATGTAGGGCTTCAACAGAAGATTGAAGAACTTCAGAAAAATTTGATGCAG gTTACCCATGAAAAGGTGAAAGCTCTTGTGGAATTTGCACAACTAAAGTAG